From Fastidiosipila sp., a single genomic window includes:
- a CDS encoding ROK family transcriptional regulator, whose product MSHARERQIKLKHGVNQFVQKQNNLSLILHYLVRNRSCTRVWLAKKTGLTQASVGKHIAQLLEWGMVSEEEGIATEKGRRPRRLELQGAKYRSISIRVNRDYIACALFDMSGRQYDYRWIPVKAVEGVDAAMARMLDTVNGMIHASDVKPICIGVAVAGPYNKRTGRIVLMSGFPGWEKVDLKAELEQAFSIDTFVEHDAVCGAMAETWFGSSGFHDNLIFIAADKGIGAGMVINGSIYEGRDGFAGEFGHSSINVFGPKCECGNLGCLELYGTLKAMLNDYRDVIGNPLNSGLEPEEITEEYFIEKVKGKDPTALDVYKKTVSYLGFGVVGLVNTMSPDAVVFGDKIIFERDLFLDTVTQVLKRYLVDEIFRGLEIRAASPDMDSILAGASVIAFDRLLQNPSASFTVG is encoded by the coding sequence ATGTCACATGCGAGAGAAAGGCAAATTAAACTGAAACACGGCGTCAATCAATTTGTGCAGAAGCAGAATAACTTATCGTTAATCCTGCATTACCTTGTCAGGAACCGCTCCTGCACAAGAGTCTGGCTGGCAAAAAAAACGGGACTGACCCAGGCGTCCGTGGGCAAACATATCGCACAGCTCCTTGAATGGGGAATGGTCTCCGAAGAAGAAGGGATCGCGACGGAAAAAGGCCGCAGGCCGCGCCGGCTTGAGCTCCAGGGTGCGAAATACCGTAGCATTTCCATCCGGGTCAACCGCGACTACATCGCCTGCGCGCTCTTTGATATGTCCGGCAGACAGTATGACTACAGATGGATTCCCGTCAAGGCGGTCGAGGGGGTGGATGCCGCCATGGCCCGAATGCTCGACACCGTCAACGGGATGATCCATGCCAGTGACGTCAAGCCGATCTGCATCGGGGTGGCGGTAGCGGGACCTTATAACAAGCGGACAGGCAGGATTGTTCTCATGAGCGGGTTCCCCGGATGGGAAAAGGTGGACTTGAAGGCGGAACTTGAGCAGGCCTTCTCCATTGATACCTTCGTCGAACATGATGCGGTTTGCGGCGCCATGGCGGAAACCTGGTTTGGCAGTTCAGGGTTTCACGACAACCTGATCTTTATTGCAGCTGACAAGGGCATTGGCGCGGGCATGGTAATCAACGGAAGTATCTACGAGGGCCGTGATGGATTCGCTGGGGAATTCGGTCACTCCAGCATCAATGTGTTCGGTCCCAAATGCGAGTGCGGCAATTTGGGCTGCCTGGAACTGTATGGCACCCTGAAAGCCATGCTCAATGACTACAGGGATGTGATTGGAAACCCGTTGAACTCAGGGCTGGAACCGGAAGAGATCACGGAGGAGTACTTCATCGAGAAAGTGAAGGGAAAGGATCCGACAGCGCTTGATGTCTATAAAAAAACCGTCAGCTACCTGGGTTTTGGCGTTGTCGGCCTGGTCAACACCATGAGCCCCGACGCGGTGGTTTTTGGCGATAAAATCATCTTCGAAAGGGATCTCTTCCTCGACACAGTTACTCAGGTCCTCAAGCGTTATTTGGTGGATGAGATTTTCCGCGGGCTGGAGATCCGTGCAGCATCGCCCGATATGGATTCCATCCTGGCAGGCGCGAGCGTTATTGCTTTCGACAGGTTGCTGCAGAATCCTTCGGCCAGTTTTACTGTGGGCTGA
- a CDS encoding sugar ABC transporter permease, which produces MVVVFGVIIAPLFATLVYSLVHSDLMSSQYGEFAGLHFYLSALSSREFWADLWRTLDFTVVSIVLEITFGLLIALLLNERFPGVRFLRSIIIIPWALPTVVSGSLWKLIFHGEYGVLNEILLRLKLIPNFRSWLGNPVTAMRTIIIADVWKMAPLSVIFFLAALQSSNKDIHEAAMVDGANVFQRFFKLTLPDLMPTIIIVAVMRTVDKFKSFDLFYLMTRGGPSNATRTLMYDAYLKAFKHLNFSQAATYSYLIALFVALMTLAYVKMMRRGRETI; this is translated from the coding sequence ATGGTTGTGGTTTTCGGGGTTATCATTGCGCCTCTCTTCGCCACCCTGGTGTACAGTCTGGTACACTCCGACCTCATGAGTTCTCAGTACGGAGAGTTTGCCGGACTGCACTTCTATCTAAGTGCCTTGTCTTCCAGGGAGTTCTGGGCTGATCTTTGGCGCACCCTTGACTTTACCGTCGTTTCCATCGTCCTGGAGATAACCTTTGGACTGCTTATCGCCTTACTCCTCAACGAGCGTTTCCCCGGTGTCAGATTCCTTCGATCCATCATCATTATCCCCTGGGCTCTGCCAACGGTGGTCAGCGGCAGCCTGTGGAAACTGATTTTCCACGGTGAATACGGGGTGCTGAACGAAATTTTGCTGCGCCTGAAGCTTATCCCGAATTTTCGCAGCTGGCTCGGAAACCCGGTTACCGCCATGCGCACCATCATCATTGCGGATGTGTGGAAGATGGCACCACTCTCCGTGATTTTTTTTCTTGCCGCCCTGCAGAGCTCCAACAAGGATATTCACGAGGCTGCCATGGTGGACGGGGCCAATGTATTTCAGCGGTTCTTCAAGCTGACGCTCCCCGACTTGATGCCGACCATTATCATTGTGGCTGTGATGCGCACGGTCGATAAGTTCAAATCTTTCGACCTCTTCTATCTGATGACCCGGGGAGGCCCGTCCAACGCAACCCGCACGCTTATGTACGACGCTTATTTGAAAGCTTTCAAGCATCTGAATTTCTCGCAGGCAGCTACCTACTCCTACCTGATTGCTCTTTTTGTTGCCCTGATGACACTTGCCTACGTAAAAATGATGAGAAGGGGCCGTGAAACCATATGA
- a CDS encoding carbohydrate ABC transporter permease, which translates to MSKRKTRHKIMCFMFGVLVAALVLAPIIWMFFTSIMYLKDLTAHPIRLIPRDITFYRYQQIFQSKRTSDAAYVFRRALYNSTIVAAFVTVLSLIIGTLSAYSFARLNFKGRSSLMLLALFTYMLPPVALVIPMYKMFNNWGILDSRFGLIILYLSFTIPFIIWVMQGFFGSIPKTYEEAAEIDGASRLQTLLYVFAPMARPGAIATGILAFLMSWDEFFYALVFTSSLSSKTITVAIAEFNGKFTIDYGMISAAGIIGALIPVVITLAFQKYIVMGMTTGGIKG; encoded by the coding sequence ATGTCCAAGAGGAAAACCCGTCATAAGATCATGTGTTTCATGTTCGGCGTCCTGGTCGCTGCTTTGGTTTTGGCTCCCATTATCTGGATGTTTTTCACCAGCATTATGTACCTGAAGGATTTGACCGCGCACCCGATTCGTCTGATACCAAGAGATATCACCTTCTACCGCTACCAGCAGATCTTTCAGAGCAAAAGAACCAGCGACGCGGCTTATGTGTTCAGGCGGGCCTTGTATAACAGCACCATCGTCGCCGCCTTTGTCACCGTTCTCTCGCTGATCATCGGCACCTTGTCGGCGTACTCATTTGCCCGCCTCAATTTCAAGGGTCGGAGCAGTCTCATGCTTCTGGCCCTGTTTACCTACATGCTACCGCCAGTCGCCCTGGTTATCCCCATGTACAAGATGTTCAATAACTGGGGGATTCTGGACTCCCGGTTCGGCCTGATCATCCTCTACCTCTCCTTCACGATCCCTTTCATCATCTGGGTCATGCAGGGGTTCTTCGGGAGTATCCCCAAGACTTACGAGGAAGCAGCCGAGATCGATGGTGCGTCCCGGTTGCAGACCCTGCTTTATGTCTTCGCGCCCATGGCAAGGCCGGGCGCCATCGCGACAGGCATCCTGGCTTTTCTCATGAGTTGGGACGAATTCTTTTATGCGCTCGTCTTCACTTCCAGCCTTTCTTCAAAGACAATCACCGTCGCAATCGCCGAATTCAACGGCAAGTTCACAATCGACTACGGGATGATCTCCGCGGCCGGCATCATCGGCGCCTTGATCCCAGTCGTCATCACTTTGGCCTTCCAAAAATACATTGTCATGGGAATGACCACAGGCGGGATCAAGGGCTAG
- a CDS encoding MFS transporter, translating into MSGQAVSILGSGLVQFAIIWFVTMRANSGTALMIITLTSFIPQLVIAPFAGVWADRHDRRWLIILSDSGIALVTLATAIFFLLGYDRVWMIYIAAAIRSLGGGIQSPAIKALIPQITPHKELVRINGLYSTLDNVVLLLSPVLGGALITLFPVWIVFMVDVATAAIAVSIMLGLPVPHQRTGIITTATGRRPRLKPGTTWGFPTPEELEIAAAGEDLEDVSLPHEPVTRQFRRGFAYVGTNPVIRNLMIIYALFMVLLSPIATLFPLFIRRHFDAQVWRVSAAQTAVFTGMAAGGLAVSLKGQFKSKLNTIRMSGLLVAAGTLGLACFGLVDSPLFVLFIALAFLLGIIVPFYTTAVTTFFQEQVERAYHGRVFSLLYMVGSAAIPLGAAIFGPLADLFPIAYLLLFTSAAQLLILIFSWKAVPKGFRE; encoded by the coding sequence TTGAGCGGCCAGGCCGTTTCCATCCTGGGTTCTGGCCTGGTTCAGTTCGCCATCATCTGGTTTGTCACCATGCGGGCCAACTCCGGCACCGCCCTCATGATCATCACCTTGACCTCTTTCATCCCCCAGCTGGTCATCGCCCCTTTCGCAGGCGTCTGGGCCGACCGGCACGACCGGCGCTGGCTGATCATCCTTTCGGATTCGGGCATCGCCCTGGTGACCCTGGCCACCGCTATCTTTTTCCTTCTGGGCTACGATCGGGTCTGGATGATTTACATCGCGGCCGCCATCCGGTCCCTGGGCGGCGGCATCCAGAGCCCCGCCATTAAAGCCCTGATTCCACAGATCACGCCGCACAAGGAACTGGTACGGATCAACGGGCTTTACAGTACCCTGGACAATGTCGTTTTACTGCTGTCGCCTGTCCTGGGCGGCGCGCTCATCACCCTCTTTCCCGTCTGGATCGTCTTCATGGTCGACGTGGCGACCGCCGCCATCGCTGTCTCCATCATGCTGGGTCTGCCCGTCCCCCATCAGCGGACCGGCATTATCACGACGGCGACCGGCCGCCGGCCCCGCCTGAAGCCGGGAACCACCTGGGGTTTCCCGACACCGGAGGAACTGGAAATTGCGGCCGCCGGGGAGGACCTGGAAGACGTCTCTTTGCCGCATGAACCGGTCACCCGCCAATTCCGCAGGGGTTTCGCCTATGTCGGGACCAACCCGGTCATCCGCAACCTCATGATCATTTATGCCCTCTTCATGGTGCTGCTGTCCCCCATCGCCACCCTCTTCCCCCTCTTCATCAGGCGCCACTTCGACGCCCAGGTCTGGCGGGTCTCTGCTGCCCAGACGGCTGTCTTCACCGGCATGGCCGCTGGGGGCCTGGCCGTATCGCTCAAGGGCCAGTTTAAAAGCAAACTCAACACCATCCGCATGTCGGGCTTGCTGGTAGCGGCGGGAACCCTGGGCCTGGCCTGCTTCGGCCTGGTCGACTCCCCTCTCTTTGTTCTCTTCATCGCCCTGGCCTTCTTGTTGGGCATCATCGTGCCCTTCTACACGACAGCTGTCACCACTTTTTTCCAGGAGCAGGTGGAGCGGGCCTACCACGGCCGCGTCTTTTCACTGCTTTACATGGTCGGCTCCGCAGCCATCCCCCTGGGCGCCGCCATTTTCGGCCCCCTGGCCGACCTCTTCCCCATCGCCTATCTGCTTTTGTTCACCTCAGCCGCCCAGCTTCTGATCCTGATCTTCTCCTGGAAAGCAGTTCCCAAGGGCTTCCGGGAGTAG
- the xylB gene encoding xylulokinase, giving the protein MPFYLGIDLGTTGLKTIVTDGQGAIWESAYQGYPIYTPLPSHAEQDPEDWYRALIQTVRLALKGAGIDGHDIAGIGLSGQMHGTVLLDDKLRLLGPAIIWCDQRSKAEVAQVYRQFSPLELADLVQNPVAAGFQLSSLLWLQANDPAAYRRIRQVLLPKDYLRFRLTGAIGTEPTDACGTLLYDVIREEWSQEMLRQFDIDRRLLPDPGHRPCDIAGTLTAAAAGELGLKKQTFVVFGGGDQPMQAVGNGVLKDDQPLLTLGTGGQVLVPTSTPTPDPELRFHTFCHAQAGSWYYLGAVLNAGLALNWALRNCFDLTVFQEADELAGKSPAGSRGLFFLPYISGERTPYMNPDARGIFWGMGLGHTREDLIRAVLEGISYSLWDAYECLPFVSGKPHSLIVSGGGAKSSLWKQILADMLDVPVFTTDSTEAACLGAAICAMIANGDYTDLATACGEIVGISGDPVIPVWENVEIYKENHVTFKKIYQANRHLF; this is encoded by the coding sequence ATGCCTTTTTATCTGGGCATCGACTTGGGCACAACGGGTCTCAAGACCATTGTGACAGACGGGCAGGGTGCGATTTGGGAGAGTGCCTACCAAGGCTATCCCATCTACACTCCTCTGCCGTCGCACGCTGAACAGGATCCGGAGGACTGGTACCGGGCCTTAATCCAGACCGTCAGGCTGGCGCTGAAAGGTGCGGGTATCGATGGCCATGACATTGCCGGCATCGGCTTATCGGGCCAGATGCATGGAACAGTGCTTCTGGATGACAAGTTAAGGCTCCTGGGTCCGGCAATCATATGGTGCGATCAGCGATCCAAAGCGGAGGTGGCACAGGTATACCGTCAGTTTTCTCCCCTGGAACTGGCTGACCTGGTGCAAAACCCGGTTGCCGCAGGGTTTCAATTGAGTTCCCTGCTTTGGCTGCAGGCCAATGATCCGGCAGCCTACCGGCGGATCCGCCAGGTCCTGCTGCCCAAAGACTATTTGCGTTTCCGCCTGACAGGAGCTATTGGAACAGAGCCTACAGATGCCTGCGGTACATTGCTTTACGACGTGATCAGGGAGGAATGGAGCCAGGAAATGCTCCGGCAATTCGATATTGACCGCAGATTGCTCCCTGATCCCGGCCACCGGCCCTGTGACATCGCAGGCACGTTGACGGCGGCGGCTGCCGGGGAGCTGGGCCTTAAAAAACAAACGTTTGTTGTTTTTGGAGGAGGCGACCAGCCAATGCAGGCTGTAGGAAACGGCGTCCTGAAAGACGATCAGCCCCTTCTGACTCTGGGAACAGGAGGACAAGTCCTGGTGCCGACCTCCACACCCACTCCGGATCCGGAACTCCGCTTCCATACTTTCTGTCACGCCCAGGCGGGCAGTTGGTATTATCTGGGTGCTGTTCTCAACGCCGGCCTCGCCCTCAACTGGGCTCTCAGGAACTGTTTCGATCTCACTGTTTTCCAGGAGGCGGATGAACTGGCCGGCAAGTCACCTGCTGGCAGCAGAGGTTTATTTTTTCTGCCCTATATCAGCGGTGAGCGGACCCCTTACATGAACCCTGACGCCAGAGGCATCTTCTGGGGCATGGGTCTTGGCCATACACGGGAGGATCTGATCCGGGCCGTCTTGGAGGGGATTTCCTATTCGCTTTGGGATGCGTACGAGTGCCTGCCTTTTGTCAGCGGAAAACCTCATTCCCTGATTGTCAGCGGAGGCGGCGCCAAGAGCAGTCTGTGGAAGCAGATACTGGCTGATATGTTGGATGTCCCCGTGTTCACGACAGATAGTACAGAAGCCGCCTGCCTGGGAGCAGCTATTTGCGCCATGATTGCCAATGGCGACTACACCGATCTGGCAACTGCTTGCGGAGAGATCGTCGGGATAAGCGGCGACCCGGTGATCCCTGTTTGGGAAAATGTGGAAATATACAAAGAAAATCATGTCACCTTCAAGAAGATTTATCAGGCTAACCGGCACCTGTTTTAA
- a CDS encoding TldD/PmbA family protein, translating to MTLDWKNQIRRLTDQGASYADVRYYPKEEEDFLLMWNGNLLAFNRSETSGFGVRVLADGAWGFAASSSLNDIQATFDRALENARAAAGRLKRPIRLADKEAVKGCFDSPCQTDPFEIPLEDKLALMKELDGFIDQPGVQQRRVMISTSKRTVHYYDSEGAEIEKRIIDIFPSIQVAAMDADGVQQERKYLPPRLGPSRGWETMDRDHWQGEAERIVREMNQLLTAPACPKDRLSVILLPDMMYLQVHETIGHPLELDRILGYELSYAGGSFVRLEDFGKLQYGSKKLNARADATLINSPGSFGYDDDGVPAQNRMLIDQGILVGALTSRQMVTEANDKAGRQLFDSSGGACRACDFNRVPLERMTNINIDPGEDGSLEDIIKGTEKGLLLSGDKSWSIGSNREQFHFATDIGWLIEDGEQKHVLKNCSYSGMTLEFYRSLSAVGDESTWQVQYVDNCGKGVPGQVMQLGHGVPVCRFDHVKVGD from the coding sequence ATGACTCTTGACTGGAAAAACCAGATCAGACGGTTGACGGACCAAGGCGCCTCCTACGCCGATGTCCGCTATTACCCCAAGGAAGAGGAGGACTTCCTCCTCATGTGGAACGGCAACCTTTTGGCGTTTAACCGTTCCGAAACAAGCGGATTTGGCGTCCGTGTGCTGGCAGACGGTGCCTGGGGCTTTGCCGCCTCGTCCAGCCTGAACGACATCCAGGCCACTTTTGACCGGGCACTGGAAAATGCCCGGGCGGCCGCCGGCCGCCTTAAACGGCCCATCCGCCTGGCCGACAAGGAGGCGGTTAAGGGCTGCTTTGACAGCCCCTGCCAGACCGATCCCTTTGAGATCCCGCTGGAAGACAAACTGGCCCTGATGAAAGAACTGGATGGTTTCATTGACCAGCCGGGCGTCCAGCAGCGGCGGGTCATGATCAGCACTTCAAAAAGGACAGTTCACTATTATGACTCTGAAGGGGCTGAGATCGAAAAGCGGATTATCGACATCTTTCCCAGCATCCAGGTGGCCGCCATGGACGCGGACGGGGTCCAGCAGGAGCGAAAATACCTGCCGCCAAGACTCGGCCCCAGCCGGGGCTGGGAGACCATGGACCGTGACCACTGGCAGGGTGAAGCGGAGCGGATCGTCAGGGAGATGAATCAACTCCTGACAGCGCCGGCTTGCCCCAAAGACCGCCTGTCAGTCATCCTCTTGCCCGACATGATGTACCTGCAGGTTCACGAGACCATCGGGCACCCCCTGGAGCTGGACCGGATTCTGGGCTATGAGCTCTCCTACGCCGGAGGATCTTTTGTCAGGCTGGAAGATTTTGGAAAGCTGCAGTACGGTTCCAAGAAACTCAACGCCCGGGCCGACGCCACCCTGATCAACTCGCCCGGCAGCTTTGGCTATGACGATGACGGCGTTCCGGCCCAGAACCGCATGCTGATTGATCAGGGCATCCTGGTGGGGGCCCTGACCTCCAGGCAGATGGTGACCGAGGCCAATGACAAGGCCGGCCGGCAGCTATTTGACAGCTCCGGCGGTGCTTGCCGGGCCTGCGACTTCAACCGGGTGCCTCTGGAGCGCATGACCAACATCAACATCGATCCGGGAGAGGACGGCAGCCTGGAAGACATTATCAAGGGAACGGAAAAAGGCCTGCTCCTTTCCGGTGACAAGAGCTGGTCCATCGGCTCCAACCGCGAGCAGTTCCATTTTGCCACCGACATCGGCTGGCTGATTGAGGACGGGGAGCAGAAGCATGTTTTGAAAAACTGCTCCTACAGCGGCATGACCCTTGAATTTTACCGCTCGCTCTCCGCCGTTGGCGATGAGTCGACCTGGCAGGTCCAGTACGTGGACAACTGCGGCAAAGGGGTTCCCGGCCAGGTCATGCAGCTGGGGCACGGCGTCCCCGTCTGCCGTTTTGACCATGTGAAGGTAGGTGACTAG
- a CDS encoding extracellular solute-binding protein, which translates to MKRIRIVMSFILVMVMLFTFTACAKPGPAGGEITLNALFMKQAGYSEDEVTAMTDEFMAANSNIKINLTFVAYEELEPKILASAESGGYDVVLGDCIWPPAFAEAKLVLDVTDKVEKLDLDDIYEGALDSCKYEGKYYGLPWLNDVQYLFYNEAMLEQVGISKPPASWSEMFEFAQKIKDAGIVEYPVVSSWAQAECMITAFTVIAGVHGGAFVDASNNPTINSAENLTALEFWVESLNNGLINPTSIEMIEDDVLNTFCAGNAAFAVNWTYMNSVMNDPEQSAVAGQCKIAIIPGEGDIVSATVNGGMPLMITTGCKHPDEAWEYMLYLSSKDVQAKYCANALPIWKSLYTDSRVIETAGADLVEASGTQFQYIENRPMVPYYSELSTFMQAELQRALLGNVSAKDALDNMQQKALDLAAK; encoded by the coding sequence ATGAAAAGAATACGGATCGTGATGAGCTTCATCCTGGTGATGGTCATGCTCTTCACTTTTACCGCATGTGCCAAACCCGGGCCTGCAGGTGGTGAGATCACTCTGAACGCCCTGTTCATGAAACAGGCAGGTTACAGTGAAGATGAAGTTACAGCGATGACAGATGAATTCATGGCTGCCAATTCTAATATCAAGATCAACCTGACTTTCGTCGCCTATGAAGAATTGGAACCCAAAATTCTTGCGTCTGCTGAAAGCGGTGGCTACGACGTGGTCCTGGGCGATTGTATCTGGCCTCCCGCCTTTGCCGAAGCCAAGCTGGTCCTCGACGTGACTGACAAGGTCGAGAAACTCGACCTGGACGACATCTATGAGGGCGCTCTGGACTCCTGCAAGTATGAAGGCAAGTACTACGGTCTTCCCTGGCTGAACGATGTTCAGTACCTCTTCTACAACGAAGCCATGCTCGAGCAGGTTGGAATCAGCAAGCCGCCCGCCTCCTGGTCGGAGATGTTTGAGTTTGCGCAAAAGATCAAGGATGCCGGCATCGTGGAGTACCCGGTTGTTTCCAGCTGGGCGCAGGCAGAATGCATGATCACAGCCTTCACCGTTATCGCGGGTGTTCATGGAGGAGCCTTCGTTGACGCCAGCAACAACCCGACCATCAACAGCGCTGAAAATCTGACCGCTCTCGAATTCTGGGTTGAGAGCTTGAACAATGGACTTATCAACCCCACATCGATTGAAATGATTGAAGACGACGTGCTTAACACCTTCTGTGCGGGGAATGCCGCTTTCGCAGTCAACTGGACCTACATGAACAGCGTGATGAACGACCCCGAACAGTCGGCGGTTGCCGGCCAGTGCAAGATTGCCATCATTCCCGGCGAGGGAGATATCGTCAGCGCAACGGTCAATGGCGGGATGCCCCTCATGATCACAACGGGCTGTAAACATCCTGACGAAGCCTGGGAATACATGCTCTATCTGTCGTCAAAGGATGTTCAGGCCAAATACTGCGCCAATGCCCTGCCTATCTGGAAATCCCTGTATACTGACAGCAGGGTCATTGAAACGGCTGGCGCGGATCTGGTTGAGGCTTCGGGAACCCAGTTCCAGTATATCGAGAACCGTCCCATGGTACCCTATTACAGTGAACTGTCTACCTTCATGCAGGCAGAACTGCAAAGGGCGCTGCTGGGCAACGTCAGCGCCAAGGACGCACTTGACAACATGCAGCAAAAGGCACTTGATCTTGCTGCCAAATAG
- the ugpC gene encoding sn-glycerol-3-phosphate ABC transporter ATP-binding protein UgpC — protein MAQVTLKGVQKIYPLDEGRKARKADPAEGREKNSQYTEKGFIAVQDFNLDIEDREFIVLVGPSGCGKSTTLRMIAGLEEITAGELYIGDRLVNEVAAKDRDIAMVFQSYALYPHMTVYDNMAFALKLRRLPKDEIDRAVREAADILDIAEYLKRKPKALSGGQRQRVAIGRAIVRRPQVFLMDEPLSNLDAKLRNQMRAEIIKLRQKVDTTFIYVTHDQVEAMTLGDRIVIMKDGLIQQTGTPQEVFDHPANLFVAGFIGSPQMNFFEVTLKEKEGRYFIAVDGNEIALCDEMQAAFKEGKVRGGEVILGIRPEHIALSEESLAHMSATVDVSEMMGSSIHLHAKKGEKSLVAIIPDQGWSHRASFQYGSPVFFTFDTEVIHLFDKDTGANLLGGT, from the coding sequence ATGGCGCAAGTGACCTTGAAGGGAGTGCAAAAAATTTATCCCCTGGACGAGGGCCGCAAGGCACGAAAGGCCGATCCAGCGGAGGGGAGAGAAAAAAATTCTCAATACACAGAAAAGGGCTTCATTGCAGTCCAGGATTTTAACCTTGATATCGAAGACCGTGAGTTCATTGTCCTGGTCGGCCCCTCAGGTTGTGGCAAGTCGACGACCCTGCGGATGATCGCCGGCCTGGAGGAAATCACCGCGGGAGAATTGTACATTGGAGACAGGCTGGTCAATGAGGTGGCGGCCAAAGACCGGGACATCGCCATGGTGTTCCAGAGTTATGCGCTCTATCCCCACATGACCGTCTATGACAACATGGCCTTTGCGCTGAAATTGCGCAGGCTGCCAAAAGACGAGATCGACAGGGCTGTTCGGGAAGCGGCGGATATCTTGGACATTGCGGAATATCTGAAACGGAAACCGAAAGCTCTTTCAGGCGGCCAACGCCAGCGGGTTGCCATCGGCCGGGCGATTGTCCGCAGACCGCAGGTCTTTTTGATGGATGAACCCTTGTCGAACCTGGATGCCAAACTCAGAAATCAGATGAGGGCCGAAATCATCAAACTGCGCCAGAAAGTCGACACAACCTTTATCTACGTAACCCATGACCAAGTTGAGGCCATGACGCTTGGCGACCGCATTGTGATCATGAAAGACGGTCTGATCCAACAGACCGGCACCCCGCAGGAAGTCTTCGACCACCCCGCCAACCTGTTTGTGGCGGGCTTTATCGGCTCTCCGCAGATGAATTTCTTTGAGGTCACACTTAAAGAGAAAGAGGGTCGATACTTTATTGCGGTCGACGGCAATGAGATCGCGCTTTGCGATGAAATGCAAGCGGCGTTTAAAGAAGGCAAGGTACGGGGAGGCGAAGTAATTCTCGGCATCCGCCCCGAACACATTGCTTTGTCGGAGGAATCCCTGGCGCACATGAGCGCAACCGTCGACGTCTCCGAAATGATGGGCAGCTCCATTCACCTTCATGCAAAAAAGGGAGAAAAATCGCTGGTGGCAATCATTCCCGACCAGGGCTGGTCGCACCGGGCCAGTTTTCAATACGGTTCACCGGTCTTTTTTACCTTTGATACGGAGGTCATTCATCTTTTCGATAAAGATACGGGGGCCAATCTGCTCGGCGGGACTTAA
- a CDS encoding glucosamine-6-phosphate isomerase, with protein sequence MKFNMLNTIKGSLMENFYPSGWDLQKIRACLGTSPEEAMLRQPFWHPDFQVDSCEDRPEFYVKLGFEIASQIKRAREEKTKLALVLPVGPMEQYNWVVYFLKYWNVCCDHLYCFSMDEWTDDQGNSTPGDEIGSFQFAMERGFFGKLGQLTVPRDQRFFATRELLPFYRDKIDAIKADGGKLITVYGVGRDFHVAFWEPHFGDDYDSDEEWRQATHRIAAQLHPLSIEQNAILSYKSDFTSVPCRANTIGPGIFLESDYCIGGVDAIFDYGAATAGVSLWCTLRHGPSRWIPSSYMPTLPGKFFFVEQLAEKIVVSEH encoded by the coding sequence ATGAAGTTCAACATGCTCAACACCATCAAAGGTTCTTTGATGGAGAATTTTTATCCATCAGGCTGGGATCTGCAGAAGATCCGTGCCTGCCTTGGGACATCACCCGAGGAAGCCATGCTGAGACAACCCTTCTGGCATCCGGACTTTCAGGTGGATTCTTGCGAAGACAGACCTGAATTTTACGTGAAGCTCGGATTTGAAATCGCCTCACAGATCAAAAGGGCCAGGGAGGAGAAGACCAAACTGGCTTTAGTTTTGCCTGTGGGGCCCATGGAACAGTACAACTGGGTGGTGTATTTCCTCAAATACTGGAATGTGTGCTGCGACCATCTTTATTGCTTCAGCATGGATGAATGGACCGATGATCAGGGCAACTCGACTCCCGGTGATGAGATCGGATCTTTTCAATTCGCCATGGAACGCGGTTTTTTTGGCAAGCTCGGCCAGCTGACGGTCCCCCGCGATCAAAGATTTTTCGCGACCAGGGAACTCTTGCCCTTCTACCGGGATAAGATTGATGCCATCAAAGCGGACGGCGGCAAGTTGATCACCGTGTACGGAGTCGGACGCGATTTTCATGTTGCTTTTTGGGAACCGCATTTCGGCGATGATTATGATTCCGATGAAGAGTGGCGCCAGGCTACTCATCGAATCGCAGCCCAGCTTCATCCCTTATCCATCGAGCAGAATGCCATTTTGAGTTATAAAAGTGACTTTACCAGCGTACCCTGCCGGGCAAACACCATTGGTCCGGGGATTTTTTTGGAAAGTGATTACTGCATTGGGGGTGTGGACGCTATCTTCGACTACGGAGCCGCCACCGCCGGTGTGTCTTTGTGGTGCACGTTGCGCCATGGGCCTTCCAGGTGGATTCCTTCGTCCTACATGCCCACTTTGCCGGGCAAGTTCTTTTTTGTCGAGCAGCTGGCCGAGAAGATTGTCGTCAGCGAGCACTGA